One Novosphingobium aureum genomic window carries:
- a CDS encoding helix-turn-helix domain-containing protein, translated as SHLPAKHTLDKLGIPRRTFYRWYDRFLEGGPEALEDRPSAPSQVWNRIGEDIRAQIVEMALDATELSPRELAVRFTDERRYFVSE; from the coding sequence TCGCACCTGCCGGCCAAGCACACTCTGGACAAGCTGGGTATTCCTCGCCGGACGTTCTACCGCTGGTATGACCGCTTCCTTGAGGGCGGTCCTGAAGCCCTGGAGGATCGCCCCTCGGCGCCGAGCCAGGTGTGGAACCGCATCGGCGAGGATATCCGCGCGCAGATCGTCGAGATGGCGCTTGATGCGACCGAACTCTCCCCCCGCGAACTGGCCGTGCGCTTCACCGACGAGAGGCGCTACTTCGTGTCGGAA